A part of Planococcus sp. MB-3u-03 genomic DNA contains:
- a CDS encoding oligosaccharide flippase family protein yields the protein MTAQHSMASFLKGAALLTLAGFVVKLLSAVYRVPFQNLVGDEGFYIYQQVYPFVAIFGIWTSYGFAVAVSKLLAEHQDIEHAGILRAAFWLIAIISASAFAVLYLGAGVLAGWMGDPALSGLLRAGAFAVVFMAPLAIMKGRLQATGNMAPVATAQVAEQAVRVSVILIGAFAAVSSGLSLYAAGQVAIAAAGAGAFAAVLLLWRSYRSQRERSIGTFRGGTTKKLLVTSLSVSMSSLLLVLFQLVDSFTVYRLLEQPLGAEAAMEQKGIYDRAQPLVQFGILLATSLTLSLVPLIARTMQEKSGRSPALYASLAFRVSVLFAVAASAGLTLVMPYVNEALFKTPDGSVALIVLIGKSFRCRLCWC from the coding sequence ATGACGGCGCAACATTCGATGGCCAGTTTCTTGAAAGGCGCTGCGTTACTTACGCTCGCAGGGTTTGTCGTCAAACTGCTGAGCGCTGTTTACCGGGTGCCATTTCAGAACCTGGTCGGCGACGAGGGCTTTTATATTTATCAGCAAGTGTATCCATTCGTGGCGATTTTCGGCATTTGGACGTCCTATGGCTTTGCAGTCGCCGTGTCGAAATTATTGGCGGAGCATCAGGACATAGAGCACGCAGGCATTTTGCGCGCTGCGTTTTGGCTCATCGCCATCATTTCAGCTTCAGCGTTTGCCGTACTTTACCTGGGCGCGGGTGTGCTCGCCGGCTGGATGGGCGATCCGGCGCTTTCGGGATTGCTGCGGGCAGGAGCGTTTGCGGTCGTCTTCATGGCGCCGCTTGCCATTATGAAAGGTCGACTTCAGGCAACTGGCAATATGGCGCCGGTCGCCACGGCCCAAGTCGCAGAACAGGCAGTGCGCGTCTCGGTCATTCTGATCGGTGCATTTGCTGCCGTCAGCTCCGGTTTGTCGCTGTATGCGGCAGGGCAAGTGGCGATCGCCGCTGCCGGTGCCGGCGCATTCGCGGCTGTGCTGTTATTATGGCGCTCTTACCGGAGTCAAAGAGAGCGCTCCATTGGTACTTTCCGCGGTGGAACGACGAAGAAATTGCTCGTTACGAGCCTCAGCGTCAGCATGAGTTCGCTGTTATTGGTGCTGTTTCAGCTGGTCGATTCGTTTACTGTCTATCGTCTGCTCGAACAGCCGCTCGGGGCAGAGGCCGCCATGGAGCAAAAAGGCATCTACGACCGTGCGCAACCGCTTGTGCAGTTCGGCATTTTGCTGGCGACTTCTTTGACGCTGTCGCTCGTGCCGCTTATTGCCCGTACGATGCAGGAAAAAAGCGGCCGCAGCCCGGCACTTTACGCAAGCCTCGCATTTCGCGTGTCCGTGTTGTTTGCGGTCGCCGCATCCGCCGGGTTGACGCTGGTTATGCCTTATGTCAATGAAGCTTTATTTAAGACGCCGGACGGATCTGTTGCACTCATCGTTTTAATTGGCAAATCGTTTCGATGTCGCTTGTGCTGGTGCTGA